Below is a window of Mucilaginibacter ginkgonis DNA.
TATCACCCTCCAGTACGGATCCCAGCTTAGGATACTTTGCCACACACCAGGCAAAAAAGCGGTGCATCAGCACAATTGCCAAACAGGTCATTACAACCGGAACATAAGGTGATGCACCAACAACGCCCCGGCTGAGCACCGCGCCAAGCAATACCATAATGATATTATCCAGCGGCGTTTTAAGTCCAGACGAACGCCTGCCCGATACCCTGAAGAGTATCAACGCGATAAAGAATGTGACGATCCCTCTGCTGCTCATTTGCAGCATGTTGAGGTGTTCGCCGTCGCCGAAAATTTCTATTAGGGTCATATTTGAAATTATTAAGAAAATGCAAAGTCGCTAACTTACTCTAATTATCTCTATGTTAAAAAAACTTAATTAAAACTATAGCATAAGTGGCGGGTTTTGCTAAAACTAAAACATCTAAATTATGAAAGCAGCAGTATTTCACAAACCTGGCGATATCCGCTACGACACGGTCGAAGATCCAAGAATTGAACTGGCTACCGATGTTATTCTTAAAGTAACTTCGACAGCCATTTGCGGTTCAGATTTGCATATTCTCAGCGGCGCAGTGCCACAAACCGAACCGATGATCATGGGCCATGAGTTTATGGGCATTGTAGAAGAGGTTGGTGCCGAGGTTAAGAACCTTAAACGTGGCGACCGTGTGGTGGTTCCTTTTCCGATCGCTTGCGGGCACTGTTTTTTTTGTAACCACGGTGCCTCTCCAGCTTGCGAAAATTCCAACTATAAACATTATGGCCCTGACGGCGACCTGATGGATAGCAAAGGCGCCGCATTATTTGGATATACAGATCTGTATGGCGGTTATTCAGGCGGCCAGGCAGAGTACGTGCGAGTTCCTTATGCGGATATCAGCCCGCGGGTTGTACCTGATAACATGACAGATGAACAAGTATTGTTTCTTACTGATATTTTCCCTACAGGCTGGTCTGCAATAGATTGGGCACAGCTAAAAGGCGGCGAGGTTGTGGCCATTTTCGGCTCTGGCCCGGTGGGCCTGATGGCACAGAAGGCTGCATGGGTCAATGGTGCATCGCGCGTTATTGCGATTGATCCGGTTAATTACCGCCTTGAAAAAGCAAAAGCTGTAAACAAGGTAGATACGCTTAACCCTCACGAGGTAGACGTGGTTGAAGCCATTCGCGAGATGACCGGCGGCAGGGGCGCGGATGTATGCGTAGACGCCGTGGGTTTTGAGCCCGAGAGAAGTTTCCTTGACAAAGTAAAGGCTACAGTGAACTTCGAAAAAGGAAGCATTAAAGTTTTAGAAATGGCCTTCAAAGCAGTACGCCGTATGGGTACCGTATCTATAATGGGCGTATACGGATCGCCTTACGATAATTTTCCGTTACATCGCTTGTTCGACAAAGGCATAACATTAAAAATGGGGCAGGCGCCGGTATTGAATTACATAGACCACCTAATCGACTTGGTTAAAGAAGAAAAAGTTGTATTGGATGATATCATCAGCCACACACTGCCATTGAGTGAAGTAACCCACGCTTACAAGATATTTGACGAGAAAGAAGACGATTGTGTGAAAGTGGTTTTAAAGCCGTGATCTCAAATAATTCAATCATGAGTACCGAAGAAAAGACACCCCAAAAACAAGACAAGCAACCGGGCATAGAGGCACAAATGGATCCGGCGCCGGAGTATATTAAGGCATCATATAAAGCCGCCGGGAAACTTCAAGGCAAAACGGCGTTGATAACCGGTGGCGATAGCGGTATTGGCCGTGCGGTAAGTGTGCATTTTGCTAAAGAGGGCGCAGACATTGCAATTGTTTATTTAGACGAAGACGTGGATGCGCAGGAAACCCAAAAGATTGTAGAGGCAGCCGGGCAAAGATGTTTACTCATAAAAGGCGATGTTAAAGATGCTGTCTTTTGTAAAAGCGCGGTAGAACAAACGGTAAAGCAATACGGAAAACTCAACATCTTGGTTAACAATGCGGGGATGCAATTTCCCCAGCAAGATGTAAAGGCCATTGACCCGGAACAACTGGATACTACTTTCCGCACCAACATTTTTGCTTACTTCTACTTTGCAGAAGCCGCGGTTGAACATTTGCAGGCAGGAGATTGCATTATTAATACCACATCGGTAACCGCTTACCGCTCGTCGCCATCATTGATAGATTACTCGTCAACAAAAGGTGCTATTACCACATTTACACGTTCATTAGCAACCAACCTTACCGAGAAAAATATCAGGGTCAACGCCGTTGCACCCGGCCCGGTTTGGACGCCGCTCATTGTGTCGAGCTTTGACGAAGAAAAGATCAAAAATTTTGGCAGCGAAACGGCAATGAAACGGGCGGGCCAGCCCTCAGAGCTGGGGCCTGCCTATGTATTCCTGGCGTCAGACGATGCCTCGTTCATCACCGGTCAGGTAATACATGTAAATGGCGGAGAAGTAGTTAACGGATAACATCAAAACAAGAAATCATCACAGCTATGGAAAATAATGGAAAATGGGCACTGGTCACCGGCGGTACCAGCGGCATCGGCAAAGAGCTGGCAAAATTGCTGGCTAATGATCAATATAATCTTATTCTTGTTGCCCGCAACGAAGACGAATTAAGCCAAACGGCATCTGAGTTGCAAGGCAGTGGCATACAGGTACAAACAATTGCTAAAGACCTGTCTGATATGGAACAGGCAAAAGCCTTGTGCCGGGAAGTAAGCGTGCCTGTAGAAATACTGGTAAATGACGCGGGCCAGGGCGTGTATGGTTTGTTCACCGAAAACGAATTGGAGCGCGAACTGGGCATTATTCATCTCAATATTTGTGCAACCGTCATCCTCACCAAACATTTCGCAAAAGAAATGGCCTCACGCGGAGCAGGTAAAATATTAAACCTGGGCTCTGTTGCAGGTAAATTACCCGGCCCATGGCAGGCAGTGTATCACGCGACAAAGGCATTCGTGCTTTCATTCACTACCGCTGTTCGCGAAGAAATGAAAGACAGCGGTGTAACCTTTACCGCATTAATGCCGGGTGTTACCGATACCGACTTCTTCAACAAAGCAGGTATGAATGACAGCAAAGCCGTGCAGGATAAATCATCAATGGCCGACCCTGCAGATGTAGCAAAGGACGGCTACGAAGCACTGTTGGCGGGTGAAGACAGGGTAATATCAGGTGTAAAAAATAAGATCCAAGTGACCGCATCTACCATTATGCCCGATAGTTCGGTCGCTCACCAATTGTACGAACAGCAAAAACCTGTATGATAACTATAAAGCATTCACTAAAAAACATCATAACATGAAAACCGAAGAAAAAACATCACGTCGCGACTTTGTCACCAAATCCATTGCAGGAACTGTTGCATTGAGCGGAGCGCTAACTTTTGGCGCGACTCTTTTGCAGTCTTTTGAAACTGAGGCAGCAAGCGCACCCAACAGCCCGGTTGCGGCTAACGAAAAAGAATTTAGAATGGGCGTTATCGGCCCTGCGGAATTATCACTAGTTACTAGCCAGATAGCGGTACAAAAGGCTACTAATAAAAATGCGAAAGAGTTTGCCGGGTTTGAACTTGGCGAAGCTATAGCAGTTACCGGCGTATTAAAAGACTTGGGGACACCCGTACCTGCAATGACCGCTAAGGCGAAAGCAACACTGGAAAAGATCAAATCAACACCCGCCGGACCAGAGTTTGATAAAGCTTACATAAAGGCGCAGTTAGAAAACCACGAATTTTTACGCGATCTGGCTCAAAATTATATTAATAGAGGAAAAATGGCCGGCGCGGCAGAAAATCAAGGCCGACATTTAGCTACGCTTTCCCTTGCCGTTTTTAAAGAGCACGTTGCGCTTACAAGCCGTATCCTTTCTGAACTGGGAGCATAATTTTAATCAATCTACCTCATGAGCACAAAAGGCAGCAAAGTGGAACGCCATTCGGTATCGAACCAGCCCCACGAGTTAAATTACGAAGCGCATAAAGAAGGTACATCTTCGGATAAGCTTAAGGAAACAAAAAAGGAAACAGGTAACCAGCGCAATAAAATTGAGAGTAAATTAAAAAAATAACATCATGGCCAAGTATTCAGAGAAGGCACAGGAAAAAGTCCATAAGGCCGTACATGAAGAAAAAGAAGGTACACTTAAAAGCGGCAAGAGCGGCAAGAAGGTGACCAGTAAAAAACAAGCTGTTGCAATAGGGTTATCCGAGGCGCGCAAAGAGGGCGCCAAGGTTCCTAAAAAGAAAGACTAACACCATTACCTACCTATGAAAAACATCCTATTTATCCATGGCATGTTCCAGAACCCGAAGAGTTGGGAGAAATGGATCAGCTACTTTGAGTCGAAAGGCTACCAGTGTTCTGCACCGGCATGGCCGTATCACGAAGGTGAACCGAGCCAGTTGCGCGCAAACCCGTCGCCGCAACTGGGCGACCTGCACTTACGGGAGATTGTTGACGAGATTTCCTTTGTTGCCAAAGGATTAGACAACCCCATTTTGATAGGCCATTCTGTTGGCGGATTGATCGTCCAATTATTGATCAGCAAGGGCATTGGCTTTGCGGGTGTGGCTATAGATTCTGTTGCGCCTAATGCTATGTTAGCTTTTGATTGGGGCTTTATGAAAAACAGCGCCCTGATTGCTAATCCGTTTAAGGGCAATGACCCGTTTGAGATGGATGCAGATACCTTTTATGCGTCGTTTGGTAATGCGATGAGCCGCGAGGAGAGTGACGCCGCTTTTGAAGCATTTGCAACACATGACAGCCGCAACGTGCTGCGCGATTGTATGGGCGAAGACGGCCAGATAGATCTTGATCTGCCGCATGCCCCGTTACTATTCATCGGCGGCGAAAAAGATCAGATCATTCCGCCCGAGTTGAACCAAAAAAACGCGGAAGCATATACGGATACTAATAGCCATACATTCTTTCAGGAATTTCCTAATCGCGGACACTACATCTGCGGTCAGCCTGGTTGGGAAGAAGTAGCCGACAGTATTTATAACTGGTTAGAAGATCAATCGAATAACAATCTCAATAAAATTTAAAATGGAAAATAAGATATCCCGCCGCCAAGCCATAGCCGGCTTAGGGACAACCCTTGCGGCGGCAGCAGTAACCCCGGTGTTAGGTGCGTCAAACAGTGTAAGCGAAAAAGCCGACACAACAACAAAGATCAGCGACCCGACAAAACTTTACCCAAAACCGCCATTCAGAAGCCAACCCCAGCCATGGCCCGGCTTACAAAGCAAAATGGATCCCGTTCCGGATTGCGGCGAAACGTCTTATAAAGGCTCCGGCAGATTAATGGGCCGCAAGGCTTTAATTACAGGCGGCGACTCGGGTATGGGCCGCGCTGCTGCTATCGCTTACGCCCGCGAAGGAGCGGACGTTGCTATTAATTATTATCCTTCGGAAGAGGCCGATGCCCGCGAAGTGATCGCATTGATCAGGAAAGAAGGCCGTAAAGCTGTAGCTATTCCCGGCGATTTACGCGACCGTTCATTTTGCAGAACACTGGTTCAGAAAGCTTTAAGCGAACTAGGCGGACTTGATATCATAGTAAACAACGCCGGCAGGCAACAGTCGCTCCCGTCTATACTTGATGTTACAGATGAGGAATTCGACGCTACCATGAAAACCAACATCTATGCGCCGTTTTATATCATCAAAGAAGCATTACCACATTTGCCTGCAGGGTCGGCAATAATTGGTACAACATCAGAACAGGCGTATGATCCGTCACCAGATCTGTATGCTTACGCGCAAACCAAGGCTGCTACCATGAATTATGTAAAATCTTTAGCTAAGCAATTAGGACCAAAAGGCATCCGTGTAAATGGTGTTGCACCGGGCCCCATCTGGACTGCGTTGCAGATAAGCGGCGGAGCACAACCCGACAAACAGCAAATGTTTGGTAGTTGGACAATGCTTGGCCGCCCGGGTCAGCCGGCAGAATTAGCATCTATTTATGTACAGCTGGCTGCAGCCGATGCAAGCTTCGCAACCGGTCAGGTTTATGGTTCATCAGGTGGCGTTGGCCAGCCATAATTTTGTAGCGATGAAAAATATAATCACTACCATAATCTTAGGTTGTTTCGGATACTGTGCCCATGCACAAATCCCTCAACCGGACCCGGATACGACCGCCAAACACTTTCTAACCGTTGCCAGCATTGGAAACTTGCAAGAAGTAAGCGCTGCGCAGATAGCGCTTAAATCATCTAATAATGCGGATGTGACCTCCTTCGCGAAG
It encodes the following:
- a CDS encoding YetF domain-containing protein, with the protein product MTLIEIFGDGEHLNMLQMSSRGIVTFFIALILFRVSGRRSSGLKTPLDNIIMVLLGAVLSRGVVGASPYVPVVMTCLAIVLMHRFFAWCVAKYPKLGSVLEGDKILVYYQDRFIRENMINKEFSKEDVMQGVRKAALTEDLEQIDKIYIEKNGEISTVKKM
- a CDS encoding zinc-dependent alcohol dehydrogenase; translated protein: MKAAVFHKPGDIRYDTVEDPRIELATDVILKVTSTAICGSDLHILSGAVPQTEPMIMGHEFMGIVEEVGAEVKNLKRGDRVVVPFPIACGHCFFCNHGASPACENSNYKHYGPDGDLMDSKGAALFGYTDLYGGYSGGQAEYVRVPYADISPRVVPDNMTDEQVLFLTDIFPTGWSAIDWAQLKGGEVVAIFGSGPVGLMAQKAAWVNGASRVIAIDPVNYRLEKAKAVNKVDTLNPHEVDVVEAIREMTGGRGADVCVDAVGFEPERSFLDKVKATVNFEKGSIKVLEMAFKAVRRMGTVSIMGVYGSPYDNFPLHRLFDKGITLKMGQAPVLNYIDHLIDLVKEEKVVLDDIISHTLPLSEVTHAYKIFDEKEDDCVKVVLKP
- a CDS encoding SDR family oxidoreductase produces the protein MSTEEKTPQKQDKQPGIEAQMDPAPEYIKASYKAAGKLQGKTALITGGDSGIGRAVSVHFAKEGADIAIVYLDEDVDAQETQKIVEAAGQRCLLIKGDVKDAVFCKSAVEQTVKQYGKLNILVNNAGMQFPQQDVKAIDPEQLDTTFRTNIFAYFYFAEAAVEHLQAGDCIINTTSVTAYRSSPSLIDYSSTKGAITTFTRSLATNLTEKNIRVNAVAPGPVWTPLIVSSFDEEKIKNFGSETAMKRAGQPSELGPAYVFLASDDASFITGQVIHVNGGEVVNG
- a CDS encoding SDR family NAD(P)-dependent oxidoreductase; the encoded protein is MENNGKWALVTGGTSGIGKELAKLLANDQYNLILVARNEDELSQTASELQGSGIQVQTIAKDLSDMEQAKALCREVSVPVEILVNDAGQGVYGLFTENELERELGIIHLNICATVILTKHFAKEMASRGAGKILNLGSVAGKLPGPWQAVYHATKAFVLSFTTAVREEMKDSGVTFTALMPGVTDTDFFNKAGMNDSKAVQDKSSMADPADVAKDGYEALLAGEDRVISGVKNKIQVTASTIMPDSSVAHQLYEQQKPV
- a CDS encoding DUF4142 domain-containing protein, which gives rise to MKTEEKTSRRDFVTKSIAGTVALSGALTFGATLLQSFETEAASAPNSPVAANEKEFRMGVIGPAELSLVTSQIAVQKATNKNAKEFAGFELGEAIAVTGVLKDLGTPVPAMTAKAKATLEKIKSTPAGPEFDKAYIKAQLENHEFLRDLAQNYINRGKMAGAAENQGRHLATLSLAVFKEHVALTSRILSELGA
- a CDS encoding DUF3606 domain-containing protein, producing the protein MSTKGSKVERHSVSNQPHELNYEAHKEGTSSDKLKETKKETGNQRNKIESKLKK
- a CDS encoding DUF6496 domain-containing protein, producing MAKYSEKAQEKVHKAVHEEKEGTLKSGKSGKKVTSKKQAVAIGLSEARKEGAKVPKKKD
- a CDS encoding alpha/beta hydrolase, whose product is MKNILFIHGMFQNPKSWEKWISYFESKGYQCSAPAWPYHEGEPSQLRANPSPQLGDLHLREIVDEISFVAKGLDNPILIGHSVGGLIVQLLISKGIGFAGVAIDSVAPNAMLAFDWGFMKNSALIANPFKGNDPFEMDADTFYASFGNAMSREESDAAFEAFATHDSRNVLRDCMGEDGQIDLDLPHAPLLFIGGEKDQIIPPELNQKNAEAYTDTNSHTFFQEFPNRGHYICGQPGWEEVADSIYNWLEDQSNNNLNKI
- a CDS encoding SDR family oxidoreductase yields the protein MENKISRRQAIAGLGTTLAAAAVTPVLGASNSVSEKADTTTKISDPTKLYPKPPFRSQPQPWPGLQSKMDPVPDCGETSYKGSGRLMGRKALITGGDSGMGRAAAIAYAREGADVAINYYPSEEADAREVIALIRKEGRKAVAIPGDLRDRSFCRTLVQKALSELGGLDIIVNNAGRQQSLPSILDVTDEEFDATMKTNIYAPFYIIKEALPHLPAGSAIIGTTSEQAYDPSPDLYAYAQTKAATMNYVKSLAKQLGPKGIRVNGVAPGPIWTALQISGGAQPDKQQMFGSWTMLGRPGQPAELASIYVQLAAADASFATGQVYGSSGGVGQP